The proteins below are encoded in one region of Segatella copri:
- a CDS encoding lysophospholipid acyltransferase family protein yields the protein MVKIVYAFFYAISLLPFRLLYCIADFEYFMMYYVIKYRRGIVRKNLTTSFPEKSEEEIVDIEKKFYRWFSDYFFEAVKLLSISDKELRRRFKVYNSEEVEQCFQEGQDVAAILGHYCNWEWLSCVGIELPKSRKMGLIYHPLRNQAFDELFKRIRSHEENGVPVPKKDILRYLVDYKRKNIRSIFGYISDQGPKWENIHLWLPFLYHPETPVFTGGERIMRKMNDAVFYVEMSRPKRGYYTATYKLITRNPNSLPEHEITRRFFQMLEETIRKNPPYYLWTHNRWKRTREEFDKRYEIKNGKVIPIES from the coding sequence ATGGTTAAGATTGTTTATGCATTCTTTTATGCAATATCGCTGCTGCCTTTCAGGCTGCTCTATTGCATTGCCGACTTCGAGTACTTCATGATGTATTACGTCATCAAGTACCGCAGAGGCATTGTGCGTAAGAATCTCACCACCTCCTTCCCTGAGAAATCAGAAGAAGAGATTGTTGACATCGAGAAGAAATTCTACCGCTGGTTCAGCGATTACTTCTTCGAGGCGGTTAAACTTCTGAGCATCAGCGACAAGGAGTTGCGCCGTCGATTCAAGGTATATAACAGCGAAGAAGTGGAACAATGTTTCCAGGAAGGTCAGGATGTGGCAGCCATCCTCGGTCATTACTGCAACTGGGAGTGGCTCTCATGTGTAGGCATCGAACTGCCCAAGTCACGCAAGATGGGCCTCATCTATCATCCTCTGCGCAACCAAGCCTTCGACGAACTCTTCAAGCGCATCCGTTCTCACGAAGAAAACGGAGTGCCTGTCCCAAAGAAGGACATCCTCCGCTATCTCGTAGACTACAAACGCAAGAACATCCGCAGCATCTTCGGCTACATCAGCGACCAGGGGCCCAAGTGGGAGAACATCCATCTGTGGCTTCCTTTCCTCTATCATCCCGAAACCCCAGTGTTTACGGGTGGTGAAAGAATCATGAGAAAGATGAACGATGCCGTGTTCTATGTAGAGATGTCCCGCCCTAAGCGCGGCTACTACACGGCAACATACAAACTCATCACCCGCAATCCGAACTCCCTGCCGGAGCACGAGATTACCCGTCGCTTCTTCCAAATGCTGGAAGAAACCATCCGCAAGAATCCACCTTATTATTTATGGACGCATAACAGATGGAAGCGAACCAGGGAGGAGTTTGATAAGCGATATGAAATTAAAAACGGCAAAGTAATTCCTATAGAATCATGA
- a CDS encoding CDP-glycerol glycerophosphotransferase family protein gives MRIVLFCENKYAIDILNPIQEHVTKQHLPHEILWYIHKPKIDSFPYADQVKWTNSIQEVYDFQPEAIYVPGNIVPYYLPGVKIQVFHGYAAEKKDHWIIRRYFDTYFTQGPYFTSHFETLAKRYGDFEVLETGWPKQDWIKENLHKYDADREKLLRESGKETLILYAPTFSPKLTSLPYIKEELGKLAKERNALIVMKFHPLTRQEWVDEYREWAATKKDVLFIDKGENVTKYQLMADTLISDTSSTIYEFLLLSRPVITLGTISKDIYWENITEPDQLIAAYDHALTDPEAIAKRQWIVDNYDPYLDGNVCQRMLDGAEDYIRRHGVPKKRKLNLWRKYTSIKTFGRIKKE, from the coding sequence ATGAGAATAGTTCTTTTCTGTGAAAACAAGTATGCCATAGACATACTTAATCCAATACAAGAACATGTGACAAAGCAACATTTGCCACACGAGATATTGTGGTATATCCACAAACCAAAGATAGACAGTTTTCCATATGCCGACCAGGTGAAATGGACCAACTCTATTCAAGAAGTCTATGACTTCCAGCCAGAGGCTATCTATGTGCCAGGCAACATTGTGCCTTACTATCTGCCAGGCGTCAAGATACAGGTATTCCACGGCTATGCCGCAGAGAAGAAAGACCACTGGATTATCCGCCGTTACTTTGACACCTATTTCACCCAAGGTCCTTACTTCACTTCCCACTTCGAGACTCTGGCCAAGAGATATGGAGATTTCGAGGTGTTGGAAACGGGATGGCCTAAGCAGGATTGGATCAAGGAAAACCTGCATAAATATGATGCCGACCGAGAGAAACTGCTCAGGGAAAGCGGCAAGGAGACCTTGATCCTTTACGCTCCTACCTTCTCGCCAAAACTCACTTCGCTTCCTTACATCAAGGAAGAGCTGGGCAAGCTGGCTAAGGAGCGCAATGCCCTGATAGTAATGAAGTTCCATCCGCTTACCCGTCAGGAATGGGTAGATGAATACCGTGAATGGGCTGCAACCAAGAAGGATGTTCTCTTCATCGACAAAGGAGAGAACGTAACCAAATATCAGCTGATGGCAGATACGCTCATCAGCGATACCTCTTCTACCATCTATGAGTTCCTGCTGCTCTCTCGCCCAGTAATCACCCTCGGCACCATATCCAAGGATATCTACTGGGAAAACATCACGGAACCTGATCAACTGATTGCCGCCTACGACCATGCCCTCACAGACCCTGAGGCGATAGCCAAGAGACAGTGGATAGTAGACAACTACGATCCATATTTGGACGGCAACGTATGCCAGCGCATGCTCGACGGAGCCGAAGACTACATCCGCCGTCATGGTGTGCCGAAGAAGAGAAAGCTGAATCTCTGGCGTAAATATACCAGCATCAAGACATTTGGAAGAATCAAAAAAGAATAA
- a CDS encoding pyridoxal-phosphate-dependent aminotransferase family protein, producing the protein MLNFTVGPVMASDEVRAIGAEQVPYFRTAEFSAIMKENEQLMKQFAKASDDARTVFITGSGTASMEAVVMNVFTPADKVLVVNGGSFGHRFVQLCEIHEIPHTEIKLEMGTPLTAEDLKPYEGQGYTGFLVNLHETSTGVLYDIQMISDFCHRNHIFLAVDSISSFLADPFNMKELGVNVMITGSQKALACPPGISVIILDTEAIKRVEANNVKSMYFDLKDALKNGERGQTPFTPAVGTLLQIHARLKEIERNGGVESENQRMKMLAEDFRSKIKDLPFTIVSQSMSNAVTPLHPQNASAYDIFLKLKDEYGIWVCPNGGDMAEKIFRVGHLGNLSPEDNTTLVDALKDMQAKGLL; encoded by the coding sequence ATGCTTAATTTTACAGTAGGACCTGTGATGGCAAGCGATGAGGTTAGAGCCATCGGCGCTGAGCAGGTGCCTTATTTCAGAACAGCAGAGTTCTCCGCCATCATGAAGGAGAACGAACAATTGATGAAGCAGTTTGCCAAGGCATCAGACGATGCCCGCACTGTTTTTATCACAGGTTCGGGCACAGCCTCTATGGAAGCCGTGGTTATGAATGTATTCACTCCTGCCGACAAAGTACTGGTAGTGAATGGCGGTAGCTTTGGTCACCGATTCGTACAACTCTGTGAAATTCATGAGATTCCACATACAGAAATCAAGCTTGAGATGGGGACTCCACTCACGGCAGAAGACCTCAAGCCATACGAGGGACAAGGCTACACCGGCTTCCTCGTCAATCTACATGAGACTTCTACCGGCGTACTCTACGACATCCAGATGATCAGCGACTTCTGTCATCGCAACCATATTTTCCTGGCCGTAGATTCCATCAGTTCTTTCCTCGCGGACCCATTCAACATGAAGGAACTCGGCGTGAACGTAATGATTACGGGTTCACAGAAAGCACTGGCATGTCCTCCAGGCATCTCTGTCATCATTCTCGATACAGAGGCAATCAAGCGAGTAGAGGCAAACAATGTTAAGTCGATGTATTTCGACCTGAAGGATGCCTTGAAGAATGGTGAGCGTGGACAGACTCCTTTCACCCCAGCCGTAGGAACCTTACTGCAGATTCATGCCCGCCTGAAGGAGATAGAGCGCAATGGCGGTGTGGAGAGCGAGAACCAGCGCATGAAAATGCTTGCAGAAGATTTTAGAAGCAAGATCAAGGACCTGCCATTCACCATCGTTTCCCAATCGATGTCAAATGCCGTTACTCCTCTGCATCCACAGAACGCCTCAGCCTACGACATCTTCCTGAAGCTGAAAGACGAATATGGCATCTGGGTATGTCCTAATGGTGGCGACATGGCAGAAAAGATATTCCGTGTAGGTCATCTCGGCAACCTAAGTCCGGAAGACAATACTACGCTCGTTGATGCACTGAAGGATATGCAGGCTAAGGGACTGCTATAA